GCTGCGGCGCGTGACGGTCCTCGACTCCGGCACCACGGACCTGCTGCCCGGCGAGCTCGCCGAGCGCGGCCGGTTCGAGGACGCGAACCGCAAGGCCGTGTCCGAGGGTGGCCAGCCGGCGTCGGGTCGTCCCGAGCTCATGGGCATCACGAAGGCGTCGCTCGCGACGGACTCGTGGCTGTCGGCGGCCTCCTTCCAGGAGACGACGCGCGTCCTCACCGAGGCCGCGATGTCGGGTCGGTCCGACCCGCTCCTGGGCCTCAAGGAGAACGTCATCCTCGGCAAGCTCATCCCCGCCGGCACGGGCCTGCCCCGCTACCGGAACATCACGGTGGAGCCGACCGAGGAGGCGAAGGCCGAGCTGTACCCGACCTTCGGCTACGACGAGATCGACTTCCCCGCCCTGGGCCTCGGCTCGGGCGAGGCGATCCCGCTCGAGGACATCGACTTCGGCGACTTCCGCTGAGGTCAGCACCTCTCCGACCCGAGGGGGTCCGCCGTCCGCGGCGGGCCCCCTCGGGCGTCCGGGCCGCCGGGTGCGGGGGAGAGCGCGACGCGCGCGGCGCCGCTTCCACGGGTAGCGTGACGGTGAGCGCCGTCTCTTTGACGCTCCCGTGGGGGCCCAGGTAACGTAGGACACCGTGCCCGCGCCGTCGGGCCCTCATGCGTGCACCCGGACGTGCCCTCGCTGACGCGGGGGAGCGGGCCAGGAGCACCGGGTGGTTCCCCTCCACCGCGTCACCTCCGTCACGGAACACCGGACGGGAAGCGCCGCGGAAGGCCGGGGCGACACGCCCGGGCGCGGGGGTCGGTGCGGGACTCAAGACCCCGGGAAGTAGTCGCGCGACGGGCGACGACCCCCCACCTGCCGGCCGTCCAGGGTGACGGGTCCGGTCGACCAGAGCTCATCCAACAGACGGAGACGTAGTGCCTACGATCCAGCAGCTGGTCCGCAAGGGCCGGCAGGCGAAGACGAACAAGTCGAAGACGCCCGCCCTCAAGGGCTCCCCCCAGCGGCGCGGTGTGTGCACCCGCGTCTACACCACGACCCCGAAGAAGCCGAACTCGGCCCTCCGCAAGGTGGCCCGCGTCCGTCTCTCGAGCCAGGTCGAGGTCACCGCGTACATCCCCGGCGTCGGCCACAACCTGCAGGAGCACTCGATCGTGCTCGTCCGCGGCGGCCGTGTGAAGGACCTCCCGGGTGTCCGGTACAAGATCGTCCGTGGTGCCCTCGACACGCAGGGCGTCAAGAACCGCAAGCAGGCGCGTAGCCGCTACGGCGCGAAGAAGGTGGGCTGATGCCTCGTAAGGGTCCGGCCCCGAAGCGGCCGCTGATCTCCGACCCGGTCTACGGGTCGCCGGTCGTCACGCAGCTGATCAACAAGGTCCTCCTCGACGGCAAGAAGTCCGTCGCGGAGTCGATCGTCTACGGCGCGCTCGAGGGCGTGCGCGAGAAGACGCAGGGCGACCCGGTCGTCGTGCTCAAGCGCGCGCTCGACAACGTGCGCCCCTCGCTCGAGGTCCGCTCGCGCCGCGTCGGCGGTGCCACGTACCAGGTCCCGGTCGAGGTGCGCCCCGTGCGCCAGACGACCCTGGCCCTGCGCTGGCTCACCGACTACTCGCGCGCCCGTCGCGAGAAGACGATGACCGAGCGCCTCATGAACGAGATCCTCGACGCCTCGAACGGCCTCGGTGCCGCGGTCAAGCGCCGCGAGGACATGCACAAGATGGCCGAGTCGAACAAGGCCTTCGCGCACTACCGCTGGTAATCCCAGCCGGTCGCCGCGCCCCGTCCGTGCTGCTCAGCAGGCGCGGGCGGGGCGGCGGCACCACCACAAGCCAACCGACAAGGGGCAACTCACGTGGCACTGGACGTGCTCACGGACCTGACGAAGGTCCGCAACATCGGCATCATGGCGCACATCGATGCCGGCAAGACCACCACCACCGAGCGGATCCTGTTCTACACCGGGGTCAACTACAAGATCGGTGAGACGCACGACGGCGCGTCGACGATGGACTGGATGGAGCAGGAGCAGGAGCGCGGCATCACGATCACGTCCGCCGCGACGACCTGCTACTGGAAGAACAACCAGATCAACATCATCGACACGCCCGGCCACGTGGACTTCACGGTCGAGGTCGAGCGCTCGCTGCGCGTCCTCGACGGTGCGGTCGCCGTGTTCGACGGCAAGGAGGGCGTCGAGCCCCAGTCGGAGACGGTCTGGCGCCAGGCGGACAAGTACGACGTCCCGCGCATCTGCTTCGTCAACAAGATGGACAAGCTCGGCGCGGACTTCTACTTCACGGTCGACACGATCGTGAACCGCCTCAAGGCGAAGCCGCTCGTCATCCAGCTGCCCATCGGCTCCGAGAACGACTTCATCGGCGTCGTGGACCTCGTCGAGATGCGCGCCCTGGTGTGGCGCGGCGAGACGGCCCTCGGCGAGAAGTACGAGATCGAGGAGATCCCGGCCGACCTGCAGGAGAAGGCGGAGGAGTACCGCGCCGCGCTCCTCGAGTCCGTCGCCGAGACCGACGACGAGCTGCTCGAGAAGTTCCTCGGTGGCGAGGAGCTGACGGTCGCCGAGATCAAGGCCGGCATCCGCAAGCTCACGGTCGCCTCGGAGGCCTACCCGGTCCTCTGCGGCTCGGCGTTCAAGAACAAGGGCGTCCAGCCCATGCTCGACGCCGTCATCGACTACCTGCCGACGCCGCTCGACGTGCCGGCCGTCCAGGGCCACGACGCCAAGGACGCCGAGATCGTCATCGAGCGTCACCCGGACGCGACGGAGCCGTTCTCGGCCCTCGCGTTCAAGGTCGCCGCGCACCCGTTCTTCGGCAAGCTGACCTACGTCCGCGTGTACTCGGGCAAGGTCTCGCAGGGCGCCCAGGTGCTCAACTCGACCAAGGGCAAGAAGGAGCGCATCGGGAAGCTCTTCCAGATGCACTCCAACAAGGAGAACCCGGTCGAGGACGCGACCGCGGGCCACATCTACGCGTTCATCGGCCTCAAGGACGTCACCACCGGTGACACCCTGACGGACCCGTCGGCGCCCGTGGTCCTCGAGTCGATGACCTTCCCGGAGCCCGTCATCGACGTGGCGATCGAGCCGAAGACGAAGGGTGACCAGGAGAAGCTCTCCACGGCCATCCAGAAGCTCGCCGAGGAGGACCCGACCTTCCGGGTCAAGCTCGACGAGGAGACCGGCCAGACCGTCATCGGCGGTATGGGCGAGCTCCACCTCGACATCCTCGTCGACCGCATGCGTCGCGAGTTCAAGGTCGAGGCGAACGTCGGCAAGCCGCAGGTCGCGTACCGCGAGACGATCCGTCGCTCGGTCGAGAAGATCGACTACACGCACAAGAAGCAGACCGGTGGCTCGGGCCAGTACGCGAAGGTCCAGATGACCTTCGAGCCGCTGGACCCCGCCGAGGGCGAGCTGTACGAGTTCGAGAACAAGGTCACCGGTGGCCGCATCCCTCGCGAGTACATCCCGTCGGTCGACGCCGGTATCCAGAGCGCGATGCAGCTCGGCGTCCTGGCGGGCTTCCCGCTCGTGGGCGTCAAGGCGATCCTGCTCGACGGCGCGTCGCACGACGTCGACTCCTCGGAGATGGCGTTCAAGATCGCCGGCTCGATGATCCTCAAGGAAGCGGTCCGCAAGGCCGACCCGGTCCTCCTGGAGCCGGTCATGGCCGTCGAGGTCCGCACCCCCGAGGACTACATGGGTGACGTCATCGGCGACATCAACTCGCGCCGCGGCATGATCCAGTCCATGGAGGACGCGACGGGCGTGAAGGTGATCCGCGCCCAGGTTCCTCTCTCCGAGATGTTCGGGTACGTCGGTGACCTGCGGTCGAAGACCCAGGGTCGCGCGGTGTACTCGATGCAGTTCGACAGCTACGCCGAGGTTCCTCGGAACGTTGCCGACGAGATCATCAAGAAGACCCGGGGCGAGTAGTCCCACAGGTCGAACCCTGTAGTTCCATCACACAAACCGACCCGTAGGACCGCACGCCTCGCGTCTACCCTCCCGGTAGCCGCAGACGGGCACTCTCTACCAAGTCCTGAGGAGGACACCCAGTGGGCAAGGCGAAGTTCGAGCGGACCAAGCCGCACGTCAACATCGGGACCATCGGTCACGTCGACCACGGCAAGACGACGCTGACCGCCGCGATCTCGAAGGTGCTGCACGACAAGTACCCGGACCTGAACCCCTTCACGCCGTTCGACGAGATCGACAAGGCGCCGGAGGAGAAGCAGCGCGGTATCACGATCAACATCGCGCACGTCGAGTACCAGACGGAGAAGCGCCACTACGCGCACGTCGACGCGCCGGGTCACGCCGACTACATCAAGAACATGATCACGGGTGCGGCGCAGATGGACGGCGCCATCCTCGTGGTCGCCGCGACGGACGGCCCGATGGCCCAGACGCGTGAGCACGTCCTGCTCGCCCGTCAGGTCGGCGTGCCCTACCTGCTCGTGGCGCTGAACAAGTCCGACGTCGTCGACGACGAGGAGATCCTCGAGCTCGTCGAGGTCGAGGTGCGCGAGCTCCTCTCCTCGCAGGGCTTCGCGGGCGACGACGTGCCGGTCGTGCGCGTCTCCGGCCTCAAGGCGCTCGAGGGCGACCCGGTCTGGGTCAAGTCCGTCGAGGACCTGCTGGACGCGGTCGACGAGAACGTCCCGGACCCGGTCCGTGACATCGACAAGCCGTTCCTCATGCCGATCGAGGACGTCTTCACGATCACCGGTCGTGGCACCGTCGTCACCGGCCGTGTCGAGCGCGGTCAGCTCAAGGTGAACGAGGAGGTGGAGATCGTCGGTATCAAGGAGAAGGCGATCAAGACCACGGTCACCGGCGTCGAGATGTTCCGCAAGCTGCTCGACTACGCCGAGGCCGGCGAGAACGTCGGTCTGCTCCTGCGCGGCACGAAGCGCGAGGAGGTCGAGCGCGGCCAGGTCGTCGTGAAGCCGGGTTCGATCACCCCGCACACCGAGTTCGAGGGCCAGGTCTACATCCTGGCCAAGGACGAGGGCGGCCGTCACAACCCGTTCTACGGCAACTACCGTCCGCAGTTCTACTTCCGGACGACGGACGTCACCGGTGTCATCACGCTGCCCGAGGGCACCGAGATGGTCATGCCCGGTGACAACACCGAGATCCACGTGAACCTCATCCAGCCCATCGCCATGGAGGAGGGCCTCGGCTTCGCCATCCGCGAGGGTGGCCGCACCGTCGGCTCGGGCCGGGTCACGAAGATCCTCAAGTGATCACCGCCCTTCGGGGCTAGATCGCTGAACGCAGGGCCCGGGAGCTTCGGCTCCCGGGCCCTGCGTCGTCCCACCAGCCGGCGCGCCGGCAGGTGGCCGACCGTTCCGTCGAAGCCTCGCCGATCCCGGCGCGCGGACCGGGCGGTGGCTCGGTACGGTCGCCGCCATGCCTGCGGACAGCGACCGACCCCAGCCGGACCGGCAGCAGCCCCGCGGCGACCGTGCGCGCTCGGAGGGAGCGGTGGACGCGTCCGACGGTCGTCCTGCGAGCAGCCGGTCGGCCGTCCCGCTCCGCACATGGCTGCTGGTCGGCGTGGCGCTCGTCGTCGGGGCGCTCGTCCTGGTGGTGACGCAGGGCCCGTTGCGCTCCGACCCGTGGCCGTGGGGAGGGCCCGGTCGTGGGCCGGACCCGGACCGCACGGTCGGGCTGGCGCGAGGCGGCGCGGACTCCGCGCGACTCGTCGTGACGGGCGACGTGTCGACGCTCACCGTGCGCGCCGACGCACCGCGCTCCGACCTCGTCGTCGTGGAGCCGGCGGGCGCGGACCGGCCCGCGACGGTCGACGGCCCGGACGACGCCCCCGTGGTGACCCTGGGCGGTGGTGCGGTCGTGGTCCGGGTCGCCGCCGACGTCCGCTGGGAGGTCGAGGTCCGCAGCGGGGCGTCGCGCGTCACGACGGACCTCGCGGCGACGGAGGTCGGCGCGGTCGTGCTGGCCGCAGGCGCCGACGTGGTCGAGCTGACCCTTCCCGCTCCCGACGGCCGGGTCGTCGTGGACCAGCGCGCGGGCGCGGGGAGCCTGGTCGTGCACGTGCCGCAGGACGTCGGCGTGCGCGCGCTCGTCACGTCGGGTGCCGGCTCGGCGACGGTCGACGGCCAGACGACGGACGGCCTCGGCGCGGGCGCCGAGGTCAGCACCGTCGGGTTCGACCCGGGCGCGCCGCACTACGAGGTGCGCGTCGGCGGGGGCGTGGGCTCGCTGACGGTCGAACGGCGTTGACCCGGCGCGGACGACCGCTGACCCGGCGCGGACGACCGCGTCGGCCGGGCGGGTGGTGTGCGTCCGGGCACCGCCCGTGCGCGTCCCCGTCGACCTAGGCTCGCGCGCATGACCCTCCCGCCCGCGGTGCGCCGGCTCACCGACGTCGCGACGGACGCCGCGCGCGCGGTGGTGGCGGACCGGGTCGCGCCGTCGCTCCCCGTCGGTCACCCGTGGCGGTCGTGGTCGGGCCTCGACGCGGGCGGACCGCGACCGTGGCCGTCCGCGATGACGTCGCCGGCGTGCCTCGTGTCGGTCGCCGCCGCCGTCGGGCCGGCCCTCGACGTCTTCGCCGGCGTCGCCGCGGCCGCCGGGCTGCGGGTCGAGCGGACCGCCGGAGCGGGCGGGGTCCCGGTGTGCACGGTGCGTGGGCCGCGTGCGTCGGTGGGTGGCGTCCTCGGGGAGGTCGCGCTGGCCGCCGTGGTCGCGGCCGAGCTGCCCGTGCCGTTCGTGGCGACGGCGGTGCACGTGCGGGGACACGCGGTCGACGGGTCCACGTGCGTCCTGCGCGTCGAGGTCGAGGACCACGACGCGGAGCGGGACGGCTTCCGCCGGCGGTTCGTCGACGTGCTCGAGCGCTTCGTCGAGGCGTCGGCGGCCCACGGCGTGCGGGTCGAGGTGTCGCCGTGGGAGGACCGGCGTCCGCCGACGGTCGTGCACGTCGGCCGGCGCCCCCGGGGACCGGTCCCGCGCTGACGTCGAGCGCCGGGAGCCCGGCGTGCCGCGTGGTCGCGGTGCGGTTGTGGGGGAGCGCACAGGACAGCGGGATTGGAGTATCGGGCGTCCGTCTGGCAGACTAGTCAAGTTGCCCGCTGGGGGTGGTGTGCCTACGTGCGCCCGACCGGCTGGGCAGGTAGACGTGGAGAGCGTCCGGACCCCGGGGTCACCCGGCGGTGGACGCTCGACTACAACCACCGACCTCGTGCCGGGAACGGTACGCAGCGCAGAGGCCTGTCGCGTGAAGCGACACGCCCGAGTGCGGGGGTCGGACGGACCGGTTCGAAGAGAGAGAAGTAGACGACGCCATGGCGGGACAGAAGATCCGCATCCGGCTCAAGTCCTACGACCACGAGGTCATCGACAGCTCGGCGCGCAAGATCGTCGACACGGTGACTCGCGCTGGTGCGTCGGTCGTGGGTCCGGTGCCGCTGCCGACGGAGAAGAACGTCTTCTGCGTCATCCGGTCGCCCCACAAGTACAAGGACAGCCGCGAGCACTTCGAGATGCGCACGCACAAGCGGCTCATCGACATCATCGACCCCACGCCGAAGGCCGTCGACTCGCTCATGCGTCTCGACCTGCCCGCGGACGTGAACATCGAGATCAAGCTCTGACGCTGGGAAGGAACTGATCTTCATGGTTACCCAGCAGAACGCGCGCCCCGTCACGGCGCTGCTCGGCACCAAGCTCGGCATGACGCAGCTCTGGGACGACAACGGTCGTCTCGTGCCCGTCACCGTGGTTGCGGTCGGCACCAACGTCGTGACGCAGGTCCGCTCCGCTGAGACCGACGGTTACGCCGCTGTGCAGCTCGCCTTCGGCGAGGTCAAGCCGACCAAGGTCACCAAGCCGCTCAAGGGCCACTTCGAGAAGGCCGGCGTGACGCCGCGCCGGCACGTGGCCGAGATCCGCACGTCGGACGCCGCCGAGTTCACGCTCGGCCAGGAGCTCACCGCCGCCCTCTTCGAGGCCGGCCAGCTCGTCGACGTCGTCGGGACGACCAAGGGCAAGGGCACCGCCGGTGTCATGAAGCGCCACGGCTTCGCCGGCGTGAGCGCGTCCCACGGTTCGCACCGCAACCACCGCAAGCCGGGCTCGATCGGTGGCGCGTCGACGCCGTCGCGCGTGTTCAAGGGCCTGCGCATGGCCGGTCGGATGGGCAACGCCCGTCAGACCACCCAGAACCTGACCGTGCACGCGGTCGACGCCGAGCGGGGCCTCCTGCTCGTCAAGGGTGCCGTCCCCGGCCCCAAGGGTGGCGTCGTCGTCGTGCGTTCCGCTGTGAAGGGTGCGTGACCTCCATGAGCGACACGCTGACGGTCGACGTCCTCGACCCGCAGGGCAAGAAGGCCGGCACGGCCGACCTGCCCGCGGACGTCTTCGACGTGCAGACCAACGTCCCGCTGATCCACCAGGTCGTCGTCGCGCAGCTCGCGGCGGCTCGCCAGGGCACGCACGACACCAAGTCGCGCGGCGAGGTCCGTGGTGGCGGCAAGAAGCCGTACAAGCAGAAGGGCACCGGTCGCGCCCGCCAGGGTTCGACGCGTGCTCCGCAGTTCGCCGGTGGTGGCGTCGTCCACGGCCCCACGCCGCGTGACTACAGCCAGCGCACCCCGAAGAAGATGAAGGCCGCGGCGCTCCGCGGTGCTCTCTCGGACCGCGCCCGCGCCGGCCGCGTGCACGTCGTCTCGGGCTTCGCCCCGGGCACGGCGCCGTCGACGAAGTCCGCTCTCGCCGTCCTCGACAACCTGTCGGGCCGCAAGAACGTGCTGGTCGTCGTCGAGCGTCAGGACGAGATCACGTGGAAGTCGCTGCGGAACGTCGAGCGGGTGCACCTGCTGGTCGCGGACCAGCTCAACACCTACGACGTGCTGATCTCTGACGACGTCGTGTTCACGCAGGGCGCTCTCGACGCGTTCCTGGCCGGCCCCGCCAAGGGTGCCAAGGCCGTGGCGAGCGAGTCCGAGGCCGCCGAGGAGGAGACCAAGTGACCACCGTCGGCAAGGACCCCCGCGACATCCTGATCGCGCCGGTCGTGTCCGAGAAGAGCTACGGCCTTCTGGACGAGGGGAAGTACACCTTCCTCGTCGACCCGCGCGCCAACAAGACCGAGATCAAGATCGCCGTCGAGCAGGTGTTCGGCGTGAAGGTCGACTCGGTCAACACCGCGAACCGTCAGGGCAAGGCCCGTCGGACCCGGTTCGGCATCGGCCGCCGCAAGGACACGAAGCGTGCGATCGTCACCCTCCGCGAGGGCACGATCGACATCTTCGGCGGACCGGTCGGCTGAGCGGCCCGGAAGGATCTGAGGACTCATGGGAATCCGTAAGTACAAGCCGACGACGCCGGGCCGCCGTGGCTCGTCGGTCGCCGACTTCGTCGAGATCACGCGCTCCACGCCGGAGAAGTCGCTGGTCCGCCCGCTGCACAAGACGGGTGGCCGCAACTCCACCGGTCGTGTGACCACGCGCCACCAGGGTGGCGGTCACAAGCGTGCGTACCGCGTCATCGACTTCCGTCGTCACGATAAGGACGGCGTGCCGGCGAAGGTCGCTCACATCGAGTACGACCCCAACCGCACGGCCCGTATCGCGCTCCTGCACTACGCGGACGGCGAGAAGCGCTACATCATCGCGCCGAACAAGCTGTCGCAGGGTGACGTCATCGAGAACGGCCCCGGCGCCGACATCAAGCCCGGCAACAACCTGCCGCTGCGCAACATCCCGACCGGTACGGTCATCCATGCCATCGAGCTGCGGCCCGGCGGCGGTGCGAAGATCGCGCGCTCGGCCGGTGCGTCCGTGCAGCTCGTCGCGAAGGACGGCCCGTACGCGCAGCTGCGCATGCCGTCCGGCGAGATCCGCAACGTCGACCTGCGCTGCCGCGCCACGGTCGGCGAGGTCGGCAACGCCGAGCAGTCGAACATCAACTGGGGCAAGGCCGGCCGCATGCGGTGGAAGGGCAAGCGCCCCACCGTCCGTGGTGTCGCCATGAACCCGATCGACCACCCGCACGGTGGTGGTGAGGGCAAGACCTCCGGTGGTCGCCACCCGGTGAGCCC
The sequence above is a segment of the Cellulomonas fimi genome. Coding sequences within it:
- the rpsL gene encoding 30S ribosomal protein S12, whose amino-acid sequence is MPTIQQLVRKGRQAKTNKSKTPALKGSPQRRGVCTRVYTTTPKKPNSALRKVARVRLSSQVEVTAYIPGVGHNLQEHSIVLVRGGRVKDLPGVRYKIVRGALDTQGVKNRKQARSRYGAKKVG
- the rpsG gene encoding 30S ribosomal protein S7, with amino-acid sequence MPRKGPAPKRPLISDPVYGSPVVTQLINKVLLDGKKSVAESIVYGALEGVREKTQGDPVVVLKRALDNVRPSLEVRSRRVGGATYQVPVEVRPVRQTTLALRWLTDYSRARREKTMTERLMNEILDASNGLGAAVKRREDMHKMAESNKAFAHYRW
- the fusA gene encoding elongation factor G, giving the protein MALDVLTDLTKVRNIGIMAHIDAGKTTTTERILFYTGVNYKIGETHDGASTMDWMEQEQERGITITSAATTCYWKNNQINIIDTPGHVDFTVEVERSLRVLDGAVAVFDGKEGVEPQSETVWRQADKYDVPRICFVNKMDKLGADFYFTVDTIVNRLKAKPLVIQLPIGSENDFIGVVDLVEMRALVWRGETALGEKYEIEEIPADLQEKAEEYRAALLESVAETDDELLEKFLGGEELTVAEIKAGIRKLTVASEAYPVLCGSAFKNKGVQPMLDAVIDYLPTPLDVPAVQGHDAKDAEIVIERHPDATEPFSALAFKVAAHPFFGKLTYVRVYSGKVSQGAQVLNSTKGKKERIGKLFQMHSNKENPVEDATAGHIYAFIGLKDVTTGDTLTDPSAPVVLESMTFPEPVIDVAIEPKTKGDQEKLSTAIQKLAEEDPTFRVKLDEETGQTVIGGMGELHLDILVDRMRREFKVEANVGKPQVAYRETIRRSVEKIDYTHKKQTGGSGQYAKVQMTFEPLDPAEGELYEFENKVTGGRIPREYIPSVDAGIQSAMQLGVLAGFPLVGVKAILLDGASHDVDSSEMAFKIAGSMILKEAVRKADPVLLEPVMAVEVRTPEDYMGDVIGDINSRRGMIQSMEDATGVKVIRAQVPLSEMFGYVGDLRSKTQGRAVYSMQFDSYAEVPRNVADEIIKKTRGE
- the tuf gene encoding elongation factor Tu, whose amino-acid sequence is MGKAKFERTKPHVNIGTIGHVDHGKTTLTAAISKVLHDKYPDLNPFTPFDEIDKAPEEKQRGITINIAHVEYQTEKRHYAHVDAPGHADYIKNMITGAAQMDGAILVVAATDGPMAQTREHVLLARQVGVPYLLVALNKSDVVDDEEILELVEVEVRELLSSQGFAGDDVPVVRVSGLKALEGDPVWVKSVEDLLDAVDENVPDPVRDIDKPFLMPIEDVFTITGRGTVVTGRVERGQLKVNEEVEIVGIKEKAIKTTVTGVEMFRKLLDYAEAGENVGLLLRGTKREEVERGQVVVKPGSITPHTEFEGQVYILAKDEGGRHNPFYGNYRPQFYFRTTDVTGVITLPEGTEMVMPGDNTEIHVNLIQPIAMEEGLGFAIREGGRTVGSGRVTKILK
- the rpsJ gene encoding 30S ribosomal protein S10 codes for the protein MAGQKIRIRLKSYDHEVIDSSARKIVDTVTRAGASVVGPVPLPTEKNVFCVIRSPHKYKDSREHFEMRTHKRLIDIIDPTPKAVDSLMRLDLPADVNIEIKL
- the rplC gene encoding 50S ribosomal protein L3; amino-acid sequence: MVTQQNARPVTALLGTKLGMTQLWDDNGRLVPVTVVAVGTNVVTQVRSAETDGYAAVQLAFGEVKPTKVTKPLKGHFEKAGVTPRRHVAEIRTSDAAEFTLGQELTAALFEAGQLVDVVGTTKGKGTAGVMKRHGFAGVSASHGSHRNHRKPGSIGGASTPSRVFKGLRMAGRMGNARQTTQNLTVHAVDAERGLLLVKGAVPGPKGGVVVVRSAVKGA
- the rplD gene encoding 50S ribosomal protein L4, with the protein product MSDTLTVDVLDPQGKKAGTADLPADVFDVQTNVPLIHQVVVAQLAAARQGTHDTKSRGEVRGGGKKPYKQKGTGRARQGSTRAPQFAGGGVVHGPTPRDYSQRTPKKMKAAALRGALSDRARAGRVHVVSGFAPGTAPSTKSALAVLDNLSGRKNVLVVVERQDEITWKSLRNVERVHLLVADQLNTYDVLISDDVVFTQGALDAFLAGPAKGAKAVASESEAAEEETK
- the rplW gene encoding 50S ribosomal protein L23, whose amino-acid sequence is MTTVGKDPRDILIAPVVSEKSYGLLDEGKYTFLVDPRANKTEIKIAVEQVFGVKVDSVNTANRQGKARRTRFGIGRRKDTKRAIVTLREGTIDIFGGPVG
- the rplB gene encoding 50S ribosomal protein L2; translated protein: MGIRKYKPTTPGRRGSSVADFVEITRSTPEKSLVRPLHKTGGRNSTGRVTTRHQGGGHKRAYRVIDFRRHDKDGVPAKVAHIEYDPNRTARIALLHYADGEKRYIIAPNKLSQGDVIENGPGADIKPGNNLPLRNIPTGTVIHAIELRPGGGAKIARSAGASVQLVAKDGPYAQLRMPSGEIRNVDLRCRATVGEVGNAEQSNINWGKAGRMRWKGKRPTVRGVAMNPIDHPHGGGEGKTSGGRHPVSPWGQPEGRTRRPNKPSDKLIVRRRRTGKKR